From the Solea solea chromosome 7, fSolSol10.1, whole genome shotgun sequence genome, the window TCTCGAGTGGTTTCTGTCATTTACACTGGCAGCACAGAAGAATTAACAAGATAAATTATCATGACAAGGCAAAACTGTcagacataaaaacagtgtGAAACATATGATCTCTGTCTTGCAGATTCAGTTAATCatcctcactctctgtgtcaggGTTTTGTTGATGTCATGATTCAATGCAGGATGACCTCACCAAATCCTCAGACATTCACTGTGCTGTCGGCCATGTTGTTTTCTGGCCTTTGTAGTTGGAAACAAAAACGTGATCAACTCTGAATCTACTGTGATGGATCTCTCCCATCACATCTTTCTTTCTGACACTAACATTTGATGTTTACCATTGATCTTGTGCATAGATGACAAATCCAATCAAAGTTGAAACTGCCATGAGAATATCTGTTTAACTTTTCATCAAAATAAGAAAAGTCATCACGAAATAAGAAAGGATGTATATATTTAGGCATTAAAATAGTGGATCATTGTGACCACCACAGTGTGGAGAAGGTGGACACCTTCACAAGGATCTGACAATGACCGCCCTTACCACTGCTGTTGTCACCTGAGGCCACAAATCCTTAGGGACATTATGGGGCACGATGGAGAGCCTCCTGACAGGCTGCACCACCACCTGGTTTGGGAGCTGCACCACCACAGACAACAGCACAATACATCATCAGATGGAAGCTCCCCATCCAACAGGATAGGATCTATATACACACAGTGGTGCTTCAGGAAGTCCCTGacattcatccaggtcacatCTCACCGTCCCTCCCTACAGGCTGTTCTCCCTCCTGCCCTCTGGAGGTACAGGAACTTAAAAACATGGACCAACAGACTAAAGAGACAGTTTCTTTTGCCAGGCCATAAGACTGCTTAATAAACAACTCACTGAAAACAGCCCCATCACAGTGTGGTGTGTCATTCCTGTGCAATAACTTTAATACTCTTTAAAGATGTAGTGTGTAACCTAATATCatataatgtaaacaaatatcCATTactttcaaaccattgtcagatgacttcacacaatgctgattaagtctatcagctccacacgactctgtctttgttcctcaaaatgtcagtgtgttgtttttgtgtatgtggTAACACAGATAgatgcattttacatcacaaatgATGGAGAGAAGGCAGAGGCATAATATACCACTGTAAAGTAGTAAACTTAAGGTCAAGGAATTAACCctagttctctgaaacatgattATGGTTGTGAGATACTGAAATGAATGTTGAAAGACAACGGTTGGAATATGGACCTAGAGTCGTTCTCTCTCAAAGCTGATGTGTGGGGTAAGTCTGGAGGGCAGCAACATTAGCAGCGTTTTGGTGTGGAAATACAAATTTTGAatctttatgtttttgtgtgaattcTTGCCCCAAATCTCAGCTTGTGATCCATCACTCACTTGCTTGTACATCATGGTTGTCTTTTTTCACTTTGTCTGCAGGCCGTAGACCTCAGTAAGCCGATAGACAAGAGAATCTACAAGGGGACTCAGCCAACATGTCATGATTTCAACCAGTACTCGGCCACAGCAGAGAGTGTTGCTCTCATTGTTGGTTTCTCAGCAGGCCAAGTCCAGTATCTCGACCCGATTAAGAAGGAGACCAGCAAACTCTTCAATGAGGAGGTATTCTATTGCCTGCATGGTAGTTTCCTCTGTACTTGCCAAAGAGCAGAGGTTCCTGCCCCATTTTCACCAAGCCCTACAgtctttatgtaacacagttATTTGTATTTTAGTCGTCAAATGTTGTGAAAGGTACAAAAATAACCAGTCCATGCAATGCCACTTTTTGCCAGCTTTCTGTTATAGTATCTAGCACTGTGATCTAGCACATGAAGGTCAGAGCTAGTCACACTGCAGTACGGTGATTGGTCGACAGAATCATCAACTgtgttatatataaataaaccttTATTTGTGACAGAGAGAAGATTAAACGCTGGTTTTGTGCATTTTGTGATGAATAATGTCAGAACAGGTGTGACGGCACATTCATTTAAAGTAGCTGATGCAGCTATGGCCTTTACGCCCCACAGTGGATCAATGTTTACTGTTCCAAAACATACCGAACGTGAAACACGTCTTTCATGCTGATGGGATTAAGGCTGACAAATAAGTTGTTAcacaatttttttaaatcaagtttagatgctgtgatgtgatgtgatgtgatgtgtttctCCTAACATGTTTAGGTGTTTTTGCAGTCTTTTATAGTTTAGAGAGTGTGTTAAACTGGCTTTTTCCGTTAAATGGAATTCTCTTTAATGGGGTTCCCAATTAAATTAGATAGATTGGGGAATCTCTTAACCTCCCTGGGATTTGCAaatcaaatctttttttctgctgctaCAAATCACACTTGTTTTGTGGTCTCTGTGGTCACTCACCTCccattctttctttttgcatgtgtttttctcgGTAGTTTATATTAAATGATTCTAGCTCATGCATCATGGTACCAATGTGATCACTTAATCTAGAATCTACATAAATGTAGCTCCTACATACAATATGTCAATATGCCATCCATACCTCCTGCATTCTGATAGGTTCCTTCAATCACCTCCTTTATTATTCCCTCTTTTGTTTTATCCTAATGTCTTTatcctttgtctttctttcttccctgttctcctcctcgtctccaACCTTTCCTTGCTCACCTCCTTTCTGTTTTCCAGAGGTTGATAGACAAATCCAAGGTGACATGTCTAAAATGGCTTCCCAAGTCAGAGAACCTGTTCCTGGCCTCCCACGCCAGTGGACACCTCTACCTCTACAACGTGGATCACCCATGTGGCACCACGGCCCCACAGTACTCTCTGCTGCGGCAGGGGGAAGGCTTCGCAGTTTACGCCTGTAAAACCAAGACGCCGCGCAACCCGCTGTTGCGATGGGCGGTGGGTGAGGGGGGCCTCAATGAGTTTGCTTTCTCCCCGGATGGTGTGCATGTAGCATGTGTTGGTCAGGATGGCTGCTTGCGAGTCTTCCATTTTGATTCGATGGAGCTGCAGGGTGTAATGAAGAGCTACTTTGGTGGGctactgtgtgtgtcatggAGTCCAGATGGGAAATATCTCGCCACGGGTGGAGAGGATGACCTGGTTACCGTCTGGTCATTTGCAGAGAGCAGAGTGGTAGCAAGGGGGCATGGCCACAAGTCGTGGGTCAATGTGGTGGCATTTGACCCCTTCACAACCTCCCTCGAAGACGATGAGCCTATGGAGCTTAGTGGCAGTGAGGAGGACCTCCACCAGGGGGTGCCAAACAATTCCATGCACTTTGGGCGTGTCCGAACAAGCAGCACGTTGTCGCGTCTTTCTCGGCACAGCTCCAAAGGTGGTGGCTCGGCATCGGTCACATACCGGTTTGGCTCAGTGGGGCAGGACACCCAGTTCTGCCTGTGGGACCTGACAGATGACGTGTTGTACCCACGCCTGCCACTGTCACGCGCCTTTACTAACACTTTTGGACCATCACTGTCCAACTCTGGCAGTGGAGTTGTCAACAGCACCTCAGGTGGGGGAGGAAGTGGAGGGGTTGAGGGGCATCATCACCCACCAAACACCAATACTGGCACATCCAACCCACCAACACTCCCTTTACCGCTTCCTCGCTCCCTCTCACGCTCCAACTCTCTACCCCACCCGGCTGTGGCAAATACCTCCAAGAGTCAGGGTGCCTCAGAgggtggtgggggaggaggaggaggtggaggaagcaGTGGAGCAGGAAACACTACTCCATTCAGCATAGGTCGTTTTGCCACACTGTCACTCCAGGAGCGCAAGTCAGACAAGTCTGGTGGGAGTGGTGGTGTGGAGAAGGAGCATAAGCGCTACCATAGCCTTGGCAACATTAGCAAAAGCAACGATAAAATCAATGTGGCGCCGAGGAGCAATCGTCTGGACGCTGCTAAGGTCTTAGGCACCACACTGTGCCCACGCATGCATGAGGTGCCACTGCTGGAACCACTGGTGTGCAAGAAGATAGCACATGAGAGGCTGACAGTACTGGTGTTTATGGACGACTGTATCATCACCGCCTGCCAAGAGGGTCTCATCTGCACCTGGGCACGGCCGGGGAAGGCGGTATGTCTTTGAATCTTTCCATAGAAAATATTTTGATAGTATTTTATATTCCATGAAGTTAAAACAGAGTGATGTCAAACAGACAAGATGAAGAGTGGATGTCGGATTTTCTTTGGTGTATTTTtctcaaattacatttttaccttTCTGAGTTCTCCACtaaatatatattacataatTGCTAAATATTAGTCagttttttacttattttagtTAAAAGAATTTAACTCATACAATTTTCAACATAAATTTGGGTCATTCCATTTTCCTCCACTGTGGATTTCCTTATTTCAAGAAATTCATTATGGAATTGTTAATTAGCCTACTTACTATTACTTTATAgttcaacataaaaaaacctGAGTGAACATGTGAGACTTCACCTCTTCaaaagccaaataaatgacTCAGCTTGAGATTTGATCACATCTCCACTGCACTGCAATAATGGCTTCTCAACTTCCTGCACTTAAAAGTGAAGTCTGGATTTTCCAGGTCTGATTGTGCATTGTGTCTGAATGTCCTTTATGTTTTGTCTTTCTCACTCAGAACTTGACAGCACAGAATGGGAACTCTCCGAGTGGCACAGTGGTATAGCTGGAGGAGAAGCTTTGCACTcatcccttcctccctccatctcctaCCTTGTTCTTTGTCATCTTCTCTCTGTTTATCCTCAAATTGTTAGACTGTGCCCAAACTACAAGTGCAGTATTATACCCTCACTATAACTCTGTGCGCTTGCCATAACCCAAAACCTGTTTCCTGTCAATTTAACTCTCATGGTGACATCAGTTTCTTGAGCAACACTTCTGAAACAAGCAGATAGACTAGGTTCTCTGACAGCTGTCATCTTTCAGCATGGCAGAGCCATCGTGCACAAGCCAGGTCATTTATGAAAACTTTCCACAATTTGGTATGAGAGAACCTGATGTGCTTGCACTGAGCCTTGGCATCAACGTAATTCAGCAGCTGTGGAATGAGGTGGGATGTAGATTTTAAACTGCAGAAGGCCTTGTGTTGCTAATGCTAATTTGGCTGAATggggaaaaaatacaaacagattccaaaatccaatttatttatttatttattggaaaAATCAGCAGCAAATTAGATGCTATGTTGCATGATCAGCCATCACATGTCATTGATGTCCTCCTCACTGCTGCTAATGTTGAGTTGCCCACATACTTGTGGCCATATAATGTTTGAAAACTTGtacttttataattattttgtccTACAGTAGCAACTACTGTGGGTGATTTGTTCAAAATTCAAGTTTAATGGCTGAGTCATCCATAGCAAAGTTTAGATCCACAAATTCAAAAAACTCATCTGTATTAATTGTTTGTACAGATTCTTTAGATGAGCCCTTTCTATTATACAACTTTGTCCTTTTTCCAAAAGcacatgctgtgttttattattaatcctTCACTTTTCATGTGGGTTCATTTTCATTGACattgtcataaaaatgagatGCTACAGGTATGAATCCTAATGTTCTATGGTGATCTGCACTGCTTGTTTGTCCGGAAGTGTTTTTCAACTCATGTCACCGTGTGAGTAATGTGTTCTCAGTGCTTCAGCCAAACACTGAATCAAACAcatcatttgtcattttctgaGAATTCATCTGAAGCGACAAGGAGTGATTGGCAGGCCATGCTCAGCCCTGCCTTCATCCAAGCCATCCCTTTTCTCATTCATGCAAAAAGACACTGCAAAAGCCACGGCCATTgtatttaagttatttattttatcacaaGACTGTGTAGtaatttatactgtaaatactgaaaatactctataaatacaaaaaatgtgtaaatgtgtatggAAACGACTCGGCAGCAAGGAAgcgaagaagaagcagaaaagaTGAAGAATATTAATATATGAAGATCCTTCTATTGTATGTAAGAACACAGTTATAAGTTGAATGTCTGCTGTTTTATGGAACTTGAagatgtcattgtgttttttattttgtgtgataGTTTCTCCAGTTTGTCCCTGAACATGAGCTGGGTTTAATATGTCAGTAGGGACGGAAGCATTTTGGGTCCGACTTTTTAGAGTTTGACCCAAGTGGAGCACAGAGAGCAAATATCAGCTTCACGTTATAACTAATTCTGCTTAACAACATGCGTGGACATAcgtcatcttaaaaaaaaaaaaagtcttatgaACAAACACTCTGGCACATTCCGAACGTAAAAAcggctttcacacacacacacacaacaaacacaatcccCTTTAAGGTGTAGCATCATATATCATTTCCTGTGTCTTAGACTTCATTCCTGTTGCACCTGAATTGCCTCTTGCAAAAATTTGCACAAACAATAAACTCACAGTTCATCCTGAGTTGTCATGGCTGATGTTAGAAGGTGTTATTTTCCTGACTGATCTGATCTCTGTGTAAAACCACTCCCATGTCCCCACCTTGCCTTGGATTTGTTTGCTGCAGAGGATACAACGGGTGTGCATCTTGAGAGGAAAAGATTTATTACCTTTCACTAGATTAGAAATTTGGCTTAGCGGGGTCTCAGGCGATTATTGAATGTTGTGCTTGTTGAAATTTTTCCTCAGATTATTAAGTGAGAAAACAATCT encodes:
- the zmp:0000000529 gene encoding WD repeat-containing protein 20; translation: MAGDGGALKDINEIKSQFRTREGFYKLLTLSDSQQRGGLARGPSAGATLGPGPGPGPIPGGGVGLLQGPGAAAAAAAAAAAAAASSSSNAAANSSPAGFLPPVRVSMVKLQPEDPSEESERVCFNIGRELYFYTYTNIKKAVDLSKPIDKRIYKGTQPTCHDFNQYSATAESVALIVGFSAGQVQYLDPIKKETSKLFNEERLIDKSKVTCLKWLPKSENLFLASHASGHLYLYNVDHPCGTTAPQYSLLRQGEGFAVYACKTKTPRNPLLRWAVGEGGLNEFAFSPDGVHVACVGQDGCLRVFHFDSMELQGVMKSYFGGLLCVSWSPDGKYLATGGEDDLVTVWSFAESRVVARGHGHKSWVNVVAFDPFTTSLEDDEPMELSGSEEDLHQGVPNNSMHFGRVRTSSTLSRLSRHSSKGGGSASVTYRFGSVGQDTQFCLWDLTDDVLYPRLPLSRAFTNTFGPSLSNSGSGVVNSTSGGGGSGGVEGHHHPPNTNTGTSNPPTLPLPLPRSLSRSNSLPHPAVANTSKSQGASEGGGGGGGGGGSSGAGNTTPFSIGRFATLSLQERKSDKSGGSGGVEKEHKRYHSLGNISKSNDKINVAPRSNRLDAAKVLGTTLCPRMHEVPLLEPLVCKKIAHERLTVLVFMDDCIITACQEGLICTWARPGKANLTAQNGNSPSGTVV